A region of the Yarrowia lipolytica chromosome 1C, complete sequence genome:
tgcATTTTTCTATATTTTATGTATTTTCAGTATTTTCTACATTTTCAGTATTTTCAGTATTTTCAGTATTTTCAGTATTTTCAGTATTTTCAGTATTTTCTACATTTTCAGTATTTTCAGTATTTTCAGTATTTTCAGTATTTTCAGTGTTTTCAgtatttttcattttttcccCGCCAATTTTTCACCTTTTTACTTAATTTAAGCACCAATCTCCCAACGCCAAATGAACCTGACATGATGCTGACAAACCACACAGCACTATCCACACTAAATCGAGACTAGCGAGCGCGTAAAGCCGTGACACGACTGTGCGACTTTGCCATCCTTCTTTAGTGCATCAATTCTCCCGTCTCCCATGTCTACCATCCATTCACGAGTTGCCATACATATGGCGCAGTTCGATCCGTCTCATGACATGAATCACGTGGATCGAGTTGTTCGGTTGGCCAAAGTCCTGGGTCGCAAAGTAGCCCAGAGCCAGACGGTCGATCTCCAGGTTGTCGAGGTCGCAGCTCTGTTGCACGACGTCAACGACCACAAGTACCAGACCCAATTGAGCGACGGACAGAGTATCATGATGAGTTGTCTTTCGGACTCGGGTCTATCGCCAGAGCAGCAAGATCTGGTGCTCAAGATTGCCACCAACATGAGCTATTCGACCGAAAAAAAGCTGCGAAAGACCGGTGAATGGGGCCAGTGGCACGACGAATGTGTGGAGTTACATGTGGTCCAAGATGCGGATAGATTGGATGCCATTGGAGCCATTGGAATTCTACGAGTGGCTGCTTACTCTGGAGCTAAGGACAGACCGTTGGTTCTTACTACAGATGATGAGGGAGAAGACGCCATGATGCATTTTGACGAAAAGCTGTTGCATTTACACAAGACCATGAAAACGGGGCCTGGAAAAGACCTGGCTGTGAAGAGAACCAAGATCATGAATGAACTGGTGCAGCAGATGTACGACGAGGTGACCTTGGCCGAtctggaagaggagaaTCCCGAGATGTGCGCCATTGGTGTGCTGATGAAGGAGAGATGGTTTAAGCAGTAGGTAGTGATTGCGAAGCCGTGGGCTGTTGTTGGATCCCATGTCTCGTAGAATCGATACGTGCTGCGTTATTCTCGGTGTTAGAGAGTGAATCTGTTAGTTTCGACGTCTTGCTTCCGAACTGCTTCTTTCTCCAATCAAGGAGGACTTTGTTGGGGATTAGTTGCAGTTGAAAGAGACATGGAGGGCTGCTCTAATGTTCTATGAGAGCAGGAATTTTTAAGgaaaatatatacaaataAACATGTATCCTACACCATGAGTTGTAGAGCAGCGCAACAATAGTTACTCCTTGAAGTATTTTAGCCCTGATTGAGTAACAATAGTTCAACTAATTGAGGCATATATTTGTAGAAGTTTTGTTAACCGTTCGAGCTTACGGAGTAGGTCTCCAGACATGTAGGTCGACACAACAACCCATCCGACAACACAGTCAAGCGTCACTTACAAGCTACCAATTGATCAGTGGAGTAAATCAACTTGAAATTTCATGTTAACATTACTGAAGCATCTGCCCGTCCTGTATCAAACAGGATCCAGACAGACGTGTATCTATGTGAAGGGTATTGTTTTGGTGGTCATGAGCGGTCTAACGAGATCAACGAGTTTAAATCAGCGAGATAGGATGGAATCATAGCACGTGCTGGACAGGCCATTTACTCGTTCATTTCGGACATGGTCGTCTAGACGTTATCCTCATTCCGAGCGAAGTTCACCcgctccatctcctccttctgacGTCTCAACTCCTCCGTCTGGATATCTCTGACATCGTTTTCGGCCTCCTTTTGCCAGAACTCGTCGAGATCAAAGTTCTCGTCGACGTGACGGGCGATTCCAGAGCCTGAGCTTCGCGGCTGGCTGACGGGCTTCTTGACCAGGGGTCGGAAAGTGACAGGGGCAGAGTCAGCCACATCGTTGAGTCGGTCGTTGACCCGCTTTCGGAAGGTTGTAGACGACTGCGACGAACTGTCACGCGACTGGATCTGGCTGGTGGTCGGGGGCTGGTATGTGTCGTAGCCGTTTTCGGGCTCCTCAAGGATGTCGTCTTCTCGCAGCTTCTTATGCTTGGTCTTTTTAGCCACGGGCTTGTAGCTGCCGAGACCGTTGATTTGCGGCAGAAAAACCACGGCCAAGAGAATGACAACGACGGCACAAACGATGAAGATGGTTTCTGCGGCGGTCATGATGAGTTCAAGAAGGGAACACTGGAAAGGCGGACTTTCTTTGTTTTCGTTGGAAAATGTACAAAGAGGTGAGTTGGTTGATCGAACAGCCGAAAGATGAACAATCTCAGAGTCGTGTTAACGTCGTTTGGTCGGTTTATGTACACAGTTGTTTCAGGGTGTCGAACTCAACTGCACAGTGGATTAATTAGTGAGGATCGTGGTTAGTAAATGGGTAGCTAGCTGTCTTTAATGCTGTTAATGAACTGTCGCTGGGTCTCGAGTGAAAAGCCACTGCAAAATCGTCAACTGCACGGTGTCAGGTATTTGtatgtttttttaatatttttttggcgTATGTAACTGTATGCGCGCATTGGAAAATGATccagggttagggtaagCTTTTTAGTCCGGAGATAACATGGCCGGAAAAAGTGTGTCGGAGATAGTCCATAGGCGGACAggggagtcacgtggcgTCACGAAAAACCTGGCCGCAGGTATatatgtcacgtgacacatGTTGTCTTGTGTTTTTATTGCTTTTTTTCTATTCCCTGCTAGCACTGCGCGTCACGAAAgactgtatatactgtttCTGACATGTGCAGTATGGTGTGTATTTCCGTGATCTATGGAGTTGTGAGTTGGGTGTATGAGTTGGAATTCAGAAGGTGAGCTCATGGTCCAAAGTTCCGGTTTGGAAGACACTATAGAAGGCACGGCTCTGTAGTAAAGATCTTCACAGTAGGGTGGAATTGAcatctggaggaggtgaaggaggtctgtctacaagtagggaGAGCCTGGACATAGTCACGGAGTAATGGAGCTCGAAGGGAGTGTGACAGGTTTCCATAAATCTTGCCCCTCTCCACCTTCTATTctcaactactgtacatactgtactatgAATGaattatatataaaaaaaaagaattTGGTCTACTTACAGCCTTGTACGGCTGGCTGGCTCGGAGTGTATACTATACAGTCTCCCATTGGAAGTCTGTAGCTATCAAATTGGCATGCTAGAAAGTTTTGCTCAATGAGGCTACATTTGGTGATTCTATGGTGTCTATCATTCACTTGTAGTGTAGCCAATCACTTGTAGGTAGCAGTCCGATCACTTGTAGGTAGCAGTCCAGAGATCACTTGTGGATAGCAGTGTCTCGTATTGTGCAGAAGCAGTCGGATACAGTCGTAGACCCTTCGGGAACACAAttaccggtacagtaccagacTTCCAAGAGTCCGATATCGATTACCGGCCTGGAAGATACAATGCAATTCGtggtagctactgtatcgTCCCTGAAACTGTACGCAGTCAACCAGACTCCTTATTCTTTGATCAATCAGAGAACTACCCGAGCAAGAGCCCGAGCAAGAATCCGAGCAAGATGATTTCAAGTCTTTGCAATCTCTCATCACTCGTTGATCCCGATAAGACCGACTGTTATCATACATACAAGCACAGCAACCAAGCTTGACTGCCTTGGacggtatgtacttgtacttttactcGTAGttacacttgtacttatagACGGCACCAAGAGAGTGAAGATCGAGACTTGGTTTGGCTTACAGTATGGGTgcgagtacatactgtaccaatacttgtagtaacAAGAACCGTTCCACTGCGAGTCTACCTGCAGATACAGATGTACAGCACCCACAATCAAACAGCATCCTTGTCAGCTATTGCCACGATTGAAACACCTCAAGCCCAATCTCTCTGCGTAGTTTCCCACGTATGCCAACCGgttcctccttggccttggtccCACGCCTTTGTAACACTTCCTCGTCCACTCCAGCCCCACTACTATCCACCACCAATCTAGCCTCATCCACGGAACCATCTTCCCCAATCGAAGCAGTCGATGTAGCTTCCCTAACGACCCTCAAACACGCCCCCGTGCTCCCAAACAcctcctcaaacacccCTTGCATCCGATATTCCCTCCCGATACCATTCTGATACAATTGCGCTCGTATCCCCACCATATCATGTATTCTGGCGGAAGGCTATCGAAGGGAAGCTCGTGATCAAGCTCGCTGAGAGTATCCGCTGAGAGAACAAGCAGAAAAGCAAAAACGAAATGTTTGAGGTAAACCCTGTGATGGTCGCTGTGGCCTTGGAGGTTGCTGTAGCTGGCTGCCAACCACCAGTAGAGAATGTAACCGGGCACAGATGCGAATCAAAAGGGTCTGAATCGGTTTAGGGGGTGGTCAACCCAACCCTTGGCAATCTCATCAATGTTGACCATGCTCAGTTGAAGAGAGGCTCTACTTGTTGTAGTGagtacaagcaccagaacgactacttgtagctgtaCAAGAACTAGTCAAGAGCCAGAACGACTAGCTGTACAATTACAAGTGCAAATTGTTAATACCTATACACCCACCGACAAAAATATCGCCAACAATATCACCCACACCTCTTCAATCCCATCCAATCCAATCTAATCAAATCCAATCATGACCGGAACCGGCCTCTTCCTTGGCCGATGGGGTGCATTATTCCTTTATCGGTGTACACTTATTACACACACGTACACCTCTCTCTTTCTGACGTGCATCCTCTTTTCcgcctcttctctcttttccgccttttctctcttttccgcctcttctttcttttccgcctcttctttctttcgccctcttttttttttttcccctctttttttttttcttccctGCCTCTCTTCGGTCCCTCTCTTCGGTcccttttcttcttcctttcttcttcctttcTTCCCCCTTCTCACCTGTGCACACCATCGGTAATGGCCGAATCTCAGATTAGCTTTTTTACCCTACCGATGTGCGGATCAGATGTTACCCTACCGAAATAAGCCTTTTTGCTTAATTTTCGCCGTCGGCTATGCGATGACCACAGAGGGTTGTCAAACAGAGTTGCCGACGGTTTGGATGGGTGTTTGTAGGCGGATTTCGGCGGCGGAAAGAGGCTCCAACTGCCTGGATTTCCGGCAGAAACTCCGGGTGCAAATATCCCCACTCCAAGCCCTCTTTCCGCCACTTTGCATCGACCTTCTCGTCGCTTTTTTTGGACCGGAAAATTAGAGTATGCACCTTATTTTTGCAAAGGACTCAAATGCCAGTTGAAACTTTAAATGAAAGTTAGCACTACGAAGAGTTAGGCAATTGTGCACGGCAGCTTTTTTACACAACAAAGGACCCACTGTGGGCgggagaaaaaaatactGTGTTAAGGGGTCACACAAGCCgggaaaaggaaaaagcGGGGCAGAAAACGATACCTGGGGCGAGGCGGGGGTATGCAGATGTCTCGCCGGCAGCTTACAGACCCAGTATTCCTCCCTCAAAAACGCTCGCTTTCTTTGTTCTGCTCCCCTCCCTTTTAAAGGTTACATTGGCATTGGCAGGGGACGATGAGATGACGATGAGATGGGAATTTTAAGCGGAGTAAAATAGAGTTGTGGAAGCGGCTCCCTAAACGGAATGAGTGGAGTGATGACGGGGGAGGATATTTGGAAGAAGCAAGGGTATTTTTGAAAATTGTAATAAATTAGTGCCATTTCGATACCGCAATCCGTTTTGTTCCCTCCTCAGTATCCGTTTCGAAAGAATTAT
Encoded here:
- a CDS encoding uncharacterized protein (Compare to YALI0C02585g, similar to uniprot|Q9HEK6 Neurospora crassa Conserved hypothetical protein), producing the protein MSTIHSRVAIHMAQFDPSHDMNHVDRVVRLAKVLGRKVAQSQTVDLQVVEVAALLHDVNDHKYQTQLSDGQSIMMSCLSDSGLSPEQQDLVLKIATNMSYSTEKKLRKTGEWGQWHDECVELHVVQDADRLDAIGAIGILRVAAYSGAKDRPLVLTTDDEGEDAMMHFDEKLLHLHKTMKTGPGKDLAVKRTKIMNELVQQMYDEVTLADLEEENPEMCAIGVLMKERWFKQ
- a CDS encoding uncharacterized protein (Compare to YALI0C02607g, weakly similar to DEHA0C11594g Debaryomyces hansenii IPF 1664.1) gives rise to the protein MTAAETIFIVCAVVVILLAVVFLPQINGLGSYKPVAKKTKHKKLREDDILEEPENGYDTYQPPTTSQIQSRDSSSQSSTTFRKRVNDRLNDVADSAPVTFRPLVKKPVSQPRSSGSGIARHVDENFDLDEFWQKEAENDVRDIQTEELRRQKEEMERVNFARNEDNV